One part of the Ochotona princeps isolate mOchPri1 chromosome 3, mOchPri1.hap1, whole genome shotgun sequence genome encodes these proteins:
- the LOC131479896 gene encoding E3 ubiquitin-protein transferase RMND5B-like gives MNIKAVIEQRQCSGVWSHKDELLIETELGMKCWYHSVFACPILRQQTSDSNPPIKLICGHVISRDALNKLINGGKLKCPYCPMEQNPADGKCIIF, from the coding sequence ATGAACATCAAGGCTGTGATTGAGCAGCGGCAGTGCAGCGGGGTCTGGAGCCACAAGGATGAGTTGCTGATTGAGACTGAATTAGGCATGAAGTGCTGGTACCACTCGGTGTTTGCCTGCCCCATCCTCCGCCAGCAGACCTCGGATTCCAACCCTCCGATCAAGCTCATCTGTGGTCATGTGATCTCCCGAGATGCCCTCAACAAGCTCATTAATGGAGGAAAGCTCAAGTGTCCCTACTGTCCCATGGAGCAAAATCCAGCTGACGGGAAATGCATCATATTCTGA